A segment of the Odontesthes bonariensis isolate fOdoBon6 chromosome 8, fOdoBon6.hap1, whole genome shotgun sequence genome:
ttgtgtgtggcACTGCTGTCCATGCCGTCAGAGCAGATATTGTTATCAAAGCCCTCTGCTGTGCCATACGCTGTTCATATGGAAGGAATAAAGGTGCGTCATGGAGCGAACGCAAGAAATGGGGCGCTTGTTTTGATACGCTATGTTTCCGTAGTAACATGCAGGGGTCACAGGATTTTGGCAAAAAGGCCAGGAAATTCTGTGGTGCCTGTTGATGATCAAAACCTACTTTTTCAAAAATCCCTCTGGGACAGTTTAACTGTTTGTGGCAGGATTTTCAACAAGCTCAACTTTGAGGCTGTACCACCCCATTTACTGGTGATGAAAGCAAAATCAGTGTGGACTGAAGCTAATGAGATTGTGGCCTGTTCTGTGTAGCCGAACATAAAACACAGATGTCGACAAAGGAAGGACTTTTAGTCTAATTTCCTATTTATAATTCATGATAATTAAATAAGAAATCAAACAATGCTGATTTATTGTACTGAGAAACGCTGCATAACAGCAGACGAGCTGAGTTCGCATCCAACTGTGTTAATTTgcggtggggttagggttagggtgagccGTTTATGAACCATTTATAGAAAGCGAGTATTGTTTCAGTTGAAAAAAAGGGATTATTCTTCCATTTCAGTGAGGACTGCTCACATTAAAGAGAACATATTGAGCTTTTTTTGAGTTTTCCTTTAGCAGGTTATAGCGTTCTGTTGATGTAAAAGAAGCTGTGCAGGCAGAAATAAGTTATTCTTTCTCTTAAAAAGACTTGTTTGCAATCCTGGCtgtcttttctttatttcacgACCTCTCTATGAATCATATTTGCATATTCTTCAATAAGTGGCTTGTTTGGCGCGATCGAGAAACAGAATGTGCCTTTTGAGCAGAGACAATTCCTCAATAGAACGCCTCAGACAGAAGTTGACAAGAGCTTCTGGAGCAATTCACTTCacgaaaaaaagttttttcaacattaaggGGTGTGAACCTATTGTAATATACATGATGAATTAAAAAATCTAATCATTAAGTATGACATGGGCTCTCTAAAAGCCCCCGAAAACAGGCTCCTGTGCATCAAACACACAATAAGAACCAGTGGGATGTAAGGGTAATCTATTCTTGCATCTTGtgggaaataaaaaataaaagaaatagctCTTGAACACACCTCAAAGATCACGTTTAACTGCCAGCTTGGAGGCACCATGTCCACTCATACCAAATGACATAACCATTTAAAGCAGAAGAGGCAGTAGTCTATCTACAGTATTTAACAAGCCAAACGCAAGACCGCGTTGatagaaaaaacaagaaaaaaagtttgcttCTTATTCCACTTTTGCTGTTCACTCACCATTAAAGTTTGTATGCAGTTAAAGGATATGTTCAGTGAGAACTTTGTTGTAGTGATGGCATTGGCATGTTGGTTATTAAAGAAGATAGGAAGAAAAATAAGGGGAAACCACAAATACTGGTCTGTAGTCACTGGCCGATGGATGAGATTTTTTAGGTATTGGAATAAGGTAGGATGTCCTCCACAGCACAGGACCTTTCTCCTGACTCAAGGCTTAGGTTGAAAAGGTGCTGTATCCACATAGCTGCTCCACGCAGGCCTTCAGGACCCTTGGGCTGACACCACCTAGACTTGCAACCTTGCTCTGGTTGGGTCTCGACAGCTGCCTCTTCACATGCTGAGCTGACTGAGCTGAACATATTGAACAACACGTTCAGCTTGTTGGCTCTGTCCAGTCTACTATTATTTTGATCCTCTTTCACCTTCTAGCCTATGATCCATTCTGCTGGATCTTGCTTTCTGTACCCCTCCTTGCCCTCTGTCATCTtctttttcagctgtttttgaaCAGTCCTCAACAACTCCTTGTCTTTACATTCAGTTGAACATAAACTGGCTCAGAACTCTGCACATGCTCCACAGTTTCCATCCCTTTTACCATCCTTTAACTCGGAGGTAACAGAAGCCGGCAAGCAAGAATAACCACAAGGAGTAGCGCCTATCCAATTATTAAAAATTAGGCAAAGAGCACATACTAAACACACAGAGCTCTAAAACGGTACAATTTATTGCCAAATAAATTgtcaaacaaaaccaaaaaaaatagaaaaaactaTATGAACAATCTAAAAGGGGCAATTTTCCTCCCTTCATAAGCCTCTTTCATTCATGCACTGGAGTCCTGAAATGTTCTACAGATGTTCCAGAATGATGAAATTTGAGAATGCTAATGTCTGCAACATTCACTACGGACTTTTTGCAGGTTTTCCAGCCAGCCCCATGGTAAAACCTCAGCGGGTGAGAGATAATGTACATCGCTGCGCGAGTGTGTGTACTGGTgagtgtctgttctttctgcaTGAAGTACACACATCAACACTATGAacagcctcatctgctattcagAAGGTGTTGTACAGAAAACAGCGACTTCCACAACATCATTTCTGCATTGTGTGCTGCATCCTGCAGATTCCACACAGCCGTTCCCCTGCATCTGCTCCAGCTGCAACTGTAGCTCTACTGTGTTCATTATTATCTCACACAAGCAGTCAAGCACAATATTCGTTGTAAAATCTTGGTTTTGAAGTTGTGAGGAAGCAGTTGACTGGTTTTGTTGGAACGAAACAATATAACAGATAAATCTGTGTCCCTTTCAGGTGCTAGATGGGTCTTTTAAACAGTTTCCAGTCTTCCTGTGAAGCTAAGCTGGTTGTAGCGTCATACTTTGCATACAAACTGCTGTCAAATTGCTgttgaaattaatttaaaaaactcAAATAGCTAAAAGCATCTGGCAACTCCAGAGAAACGTCCAAGATTGTGACCTAAAAGCATCAGAAGCGACGCCATCTGAGCTGCAGGTGCAATAAGACACACACTTGGGTCCTCCTTGGTGGAGTGTTGACATCAATTTTTGTCATGACCTGTTGTAGCGTGCAACCATTCCCTTCTATTACAACATCTAGGAATGTTCCACTGAGTCAGAGACAAAAACACTAACAAATAGAACAATAGCACGTACAGTAATTACAGCCTTAACATGGCTTCGTCAATTTATCCAATACAAAACGTTGCTCggattttgttttttatgataATGCAGCGATTTACTAGAAATGTGCTGCCTCATGCTGCATTTGGAGCTGGACAAGAGCCTGGGAGGGACACCTCAAAGCACACAGGGAAGAGTACTGTCTGTGCTGTTTACTTATCCCATGTAGAGCAGTGGTCGTGAGGGTAAGGGCTGCTGGTTCCTGGCTCTCTCCTGCTGAATGGAGAGTGGGTGCGGTGCTCCTCTCCACTCACCACCTGGCACAGGGGAGGCTATGTCTAGGAAAGAGACCTCTGCCAGGCCTCAATTACGGGGGGGAATAATCCAGGACACACTGAAGCAATTACAGCCTCATATAAATCAATATGCTTTGGGTTAAAAAGTGATCTGCTCCCAACACTCTGGAGAGAATGTGACGCAGTGGGCCTTTGATTTTTTCTCAGAGATGGGAGCAGTTTCTCTTGAATTTGGGGCTGATGTAGCCCCTGCGGTTTCAACTGTCACTCAGGCTGCAACAgtgaaaaacaggtgaaaacgACTGAGGAAAATCAGAGGATAAATATTGACTTGCAATGACTGGGGCCTGTGTAAACAAGTTGTGAAATTAATGTAGCATAAAGGGAAaagctgcacaaacacacaggccTTTTATGCGCATTTCCTTCTGCGTTTGCTAAGAATTGACATAAAAAGGTGCAAATGAAGAGGAGGCACTGAATAATGTATGTAACAGGATGcttgcagagagagagagaaaaagaaaattctcCAACACAAGCTGTGGCAGCAGGAATGGAGTGCAGGAGGGGCACTGCCAGCTCAAAACCCTCAGCCTCATTAGCACAACTATGCTGCCATCTACTGGCCAAAGAGGCTACTTACACATAGTATGATCACTGCTCAGAATTTCAACTGTGGGTGAATTtgtgaaaacaataaaacaaaaggtTTTCTAACTAGCACAATTCAGTTTTTTCACAACGAGCAAGATTGGTGACAGAAGTGAGCTGCGAGCGGGCCTGTTCGGCATCCACACTATGGTTTCCGTACATTTCTTATTCAGGGTCCACAGTAAATGAGCTTGGGACTGGAGAAGCTTGAAGTGTTTCTGTATCTTGCATATTTTTTTGCTAAGATGCTTGGTTGTTTTATTATATCTATATCTGTGAGCACAATGCTGAACCGTTTCCATGAGCTCTTGCAAGGAATTTCAATGCAAATTTATGCTGTTGATGCATTTAAAGACCACAACATTTAGTACCAATTTTAAGCCTTGTTCTTTGCGTTCAGGGGATTCTCTGAATCCTTCAATTTAAACACAAATGCAGACGACGAACTCCAGCTGATTTTGCGAAACCAGCGAGCTGGAATCCCTttctaggcaaggcaattttatttatagagcacaattcgtacacaaggtaattcaaagtgctatTTTTATACTGTCTCGTTAACCCACCTGTCGACGATTAAGCCGATTAGTCCAGCAAGGTTCACCCAGGTGTCTGGATTGATGTTTTCTGGCTTTCGTCTGCTCTTcaaaatccataaaaaaaataaaaaaaaacaacatatctCTCTTCTAATTGACCAGTTTCTCAGTTTTTTTGAGTGGTGTCTTTAGAAAACACCTTTTGCAGCAGCTGGAAAGGTCTATTATGTTCCCCATTttaattccagctgagaggctgGAAAGCCAGAAAATATTTCTGTCAGAATTTAATCAATTCAGCTAATTGTAGAACTCCAAGAAATTGCTGTCATTACCCCCATAACACCCAGTTGGTGCACCTGCTGAGTGACTCACCACGCCTTCTTCCACGTTCGCCCAACATCTACTTGTTCACATTCATGTAAATCTGATACTGTCTGGGCATGTCCAAGCACTTTGCTCCTTAAATTGATGGACGTCTATGAATTTTCTACcttttacatgaaaaaaaacccccaaagaAACAGaagcaaatatttttaaaagtgatttatttaataaaaaaaaaaatccagcaactAGCTTCACATGTTCACATGCCTTATAGATCATTTCATTTGTAAATAAACGCAGGAGGAAAAATAAAGACAGCAGTTTGTAAACAAAGTCAAATTAAGAGTTTGAGGATGTATGAACGGACAGGTGTGAAGAAAAGTGAAATAGATGGCAAAAAAGCACCAGCGCTGCTGAAAGTAAGACAAGAAAGGACCACAATCAGGAAATAGTTTGTTGTGCAAAGAAGTAAATTAATATGTCTGCAGctcttttaacttttaacttaATTCATCGATACAATCCTACAACAATGTGGAAATCGCCACAAtgcaagagcaaaaaaaagtgaaatcgATTTGAATGTTCAGCTACATTAAGCTGCCGACTCTAGCTGCAAAGCCTCTTTGGTGTCGGACATTTAAGGGTTCCTTTAGTCTGATTTTGCTGTCGGAGATGGATGACAGGATGGTGCGTCAGAACATAAACTGATCTGGAGCAGGTTGTGTGTGCGGCCTAAGTTGCCACGGCGATGTGGCAGGTTAAGAGGTCGCCTTGGTTATATGGGAAACCCTGACCTTGAGCCCGACATACCAGGCTGAGCCTTCCATCTCACCAGAGCGCGAATGAGAACAAAGCTTCCTACTGAAATTCTATCCCGACAGCATCCGGGAAAGTGGACTCCATTTTCACGTCGTGAGTTAGCGAGTGTTCCCACAGCGCTTTCTTCTGGAGGAACACCAACCCGCACTCCTCACACGCGTAGCTCTTTGGCTTGCCGGCGTGAGTCCGCCTGTGTTTCTTCATGTGATACGACAACCTGAAGCCTTTATCGCATATGTCACATTtaaacggcttctctcctgtgtggatGCGCATGTGCGACTTCAAGTAGCCGGACTGGATGAAGGCTTTGCTGCACACTTCGCATTTGTACGGCCGCTCTCCGGTGTGGTACCGGTTGTGGAGCCGGAGTTCGTTGGCAGTCAGGAACGTCTTGCCGCACACCGTACACTGGTGAGGCCGCTCGCCTGTGTGGATCAGCTCGTGCCTTTTCAGCGAAGTCTCCTTCATGAACTGCTTCCCGCAGGTGCTGCAGGGGTACCTAACCCCGATGTGGATTTGCTCCACGTGGTTGGTGAGCTGCAGCTTGGTCCGGTAGGCCTGGTCGCAGTGTGTGCAGGTCCAGGGTCTCTCCTCTGAGTGGGTCCCCATGTGGACCGTGAGCTCTGAGGCCGAGCGGTAGCACTTTCCACACTGCCAGCACAGGAAGGGCTTCTCCCCGGTGTGCTTCCGCTGATGAACCGTCAGGCAGTTGGAGGACCGGAACTTCTCCGGGCACATGTTGCACATGTAGGGGAACTCTCCTTTGTGTATCCTCTGGTGGATGGCGAGGTAGGACAGCTGGACGAAGGTTTTGTCACACTGAGAGCAGGGAAACGGGCCGGTGAAGTTGTGCTGCTTCTCGTAATGTTCCCTCAGGCGCCTCAACAAGGTGAACGTCTTGTCGCACATTGTGCACTGCATGGGCCGGTGCATCAGTTTGTGCCTCTCAAAGGCCGGCTCGTTGGCAAGTATCTTCCCGCACTCTTTGCAGTACAGCGGGTCGTGGATCCTCTGGTGCACTTTGAGCATCGTCATGCTCTTGAACTCCTTCCCGCAGTCGTCACATTTCATCACGTCCCTCAGGTCCACTTTGCAGACGTTCTCCTGGTGCTCCTTCAGGGCGGACGGGTACTCGAAGTGTTTGCCGCAGTTTGAGCACCACACGGGGATCTTCGCCGACGGCCCCTGTTGGTGGTCGGTGCCGCTCGCGTCACTGTGACTGGGCCCTGCTCTCGACTCTTTTCTCCAAAAGAAACGGGTGCTCTTTTTGTGGCAAATGGCGTAAATCTGGTGTCTTTTCAGCCCGTGCATGTGTTTAAAATGCTTGTTGCAGTGGATGCAGTGATAGGGCCGATCGTCCGTGTGGCACTGTATGTGTCTGTTCAGTGTTTTCACACAATCGAATGCCTTCGAGCACACGGGGCACACTTTGAGGGCTTTCTTTGCGACGTTTTTAACCGGCGCAGGTGGGCTCTCCTCAGACGTCCCAGGGGGTGCTTCTAAATGTCCTTCCTTTGTGTCGAGTCCGGCGCCGTCACAATTCTGAGCGTCAGCTTCTGCCAGAATCTGCTCCAGCGTCTTGCTCTGCTCCTCTCTGATGCCCTCATGACCGTGGATGATCTGGTGCTTCTTTAACGTGTCTTTGTACTTGAAGCCTTTCTCACACGTGATGCAGATGAAGGGACGCTCTTCGGAGTGAGATCGCAAATGCTTTGCGATGTCTGCAGTACAGGGGAGGACCCTGCTGCAGATGGGACAGATTTTGCCCTCCACCGACACATCTGAAGGTGGCTGCGGATTCGAGCGTGGTACTTCTTTCCTTTTGGGATTTTTCTGCTCCCTGCTCTTACAAATCTCCTTCTCGTGCCTCCTTAAGACGTAAGGATTCTTGAACTTCTTCTCACAGAACGAGCACTTATAAGGGCGGTCCTCTGAATGGGACTTCATGTGTCGCTCCATGTCGACTTGCCGAGCAAAAAATTTCCCACACAGGTaacagtttttattttccaacacCTCACACATGTTGGGATCTCCCGGGTCCTCGTCTTTAACGGCGCTGCCCAGCTCTCCCTTTTCGTGCACGCGCATGGTGTGCCGGTTCATGTCGTAATGGTCTCTGAATCGTTTGTCGCAGCTGCCGCACTTGTACTTGAGGTCTCGGTTAGCATCGTGGATCTCCTGGTGCCGCCTCATGGCTGCGGCTCGCAGGAACGTCTTATTGCACACGGCACACGTTTTATTGTTGGGATATTTTTTCCGCTGCCTCTTTGCTGTCGCAGAGTCGTTTGTGTCTTTTAAAGCTTTTCTCTTCAGCTGGAGCCGCTTGCTTTGCTTTAGTGGCTGAAAAGCCGCGGGCTTTAAGGCGTCGTCCAAACCCTCCCGTTCTGCGTCTCCGTCTGTTTGCTCCTCATCCACGTTGCTTTCTTCATGTTCGTCAGGCTCAATCAGACCGGACGGCTGCTCTATCTGTATGTAGTCCAGCAGTGTCACAGTTTCACCTTCCACCTGCACGGTCATGCAGCCTTGCATCTGCTCAGATGTGGACTGTAACTGGATTTGGTCTGGGTGGATCATGACCTTCTCCAGCTGCGGAAGGGACAACGAAGAGAGGATGCAGTTCCCGAAGGAGGATGGAATGGTCTGAGTTTCATCTGTGGGAAAATGAAGAATACGTTTACCTTCTTGGTAGGTTTAAAAAATATTGATGATCACTGATGTCAGATTTTCTTCACCGCTGAACTGAGAAAAATCAGTAAAACCATCGGGTGACTTCATAGCTTCAACAATTATTCAacgtgtttttttaaaaacatactTAGCTGATGACTTGTGATAAAAACAGACGACAGGACACGCAGAGGAGACTCACCAGAAAAATCAAAATGTCCGAGTGTTGTGTGGTACTGGAGCACAGTTTTCAGGTGCTGCGGGTCGGGAACCGAGTGCGCACACTCCTCCAGGGCTGATGGGACGGCGCTCAGCAAGGACGCAGTCTGAGAGCAGACATGAGAGTTCAAATTAAAAGTCTTCTCACGACATATAATTGCAGATTTATTTATGAATTGAGACGGGACTTATACACGTTGTTTCAATCAGGATCTATAAACCCCATCtgatttttagaaaaaaaaacacctgacaATGTTTACAAAAATTTCTGGAGAAACTGTACTGCACACTGTGTAGCGATCACAAACACGTCTGGTGACGACAATGAAAACGCATGTAGAAAAACAGAGGAAACAGATGTCTTTCAGTTGATGATTGACAACTGAAATACTGAAAATAAAAGGTTGATTcatgaacagaaagaaacaaTATTCAACCA
Coding sequences within it:
- the LOC142385216 gene encoding uncharacterized protein LOC142385216 — its product is MESPHNTEHGPPLLLPSLRLFVPPLRLVSAAMWHIVQRGIVQDYGMVEEFISTVTEIVSDLLNADQKAQLLLGLRARVVLELCRSEQITDRESVEMHLDRIKALVSTWAAQPCFADVEFPESNFVDQVELLLKDPEEKEKFFQDVFPTDFGPEYDNALQVLMLDFLSRLEKLLPVPDIQQTASLLSAVPSALEECAHSVPDPQHLKTVLQYHTTLGHFDFSDETQTIPSSFGNCILSSLSLPQLEKVMIHPDQIQLQSTSEQMQGCMTVQVEGETVTLLDYIQIEQPSGLIEPDEHEESNVDEEQTDGDAEREGLDDALKPAAFQPLKQSKRLQLKRKALKDTNDSATAKRQRKKYPNNKTCAVCNKTFLRAAAMRRHQEIHDANRDLKYKCGSCDKRFRDHYDMNRHTMRVHEKGELGSAVKDEDPGDPNMCEVLENKNCYLCGKFFARQVDMERHMKSHSEDRPYKCSFCEKKFKNPYVLRRHEKEICKSREQKNPKRKEVPRSNPQPPSDVSVEGKICPICSRVLPCTADIAKHLRSHSEERPFICITCEKGFKYKDTLKKHQIIHGHEGIREEQSKTLEQILAEADAQNCDGAGLDTKEGHLEAPPGTSEESPPAPVKNVAKKALKVCPVCSKAFDCVKTLNRHIQCHTDDRPYHCIHCNKHFKHMHGLKRHQIYAICHKKSTRFFWRKESRAGPSHSDASGTDHQQGPSAKIPVWCSNCGKHFEYPSALKEHQENVCKVDLRDVMKCDDCGKEFKSMTMLKVHQRIHDPLYCKECGKILANEPAFERHKLMHRPMQCTMCDKTFTLLRRLREHYEKQHNFTGPFPCSQCDKTFVQLSYLAIHQRIHKGEFPYMCNMCPEKFRSSNCLTVHQRKHTGEKPFLCWQCGKCYRSASELTVHMGTHSEERPWTCTHCDQAYRTKLQLTNHVEQIHIGVRYPCSTCGKQFMKETSLKRHELIHTGERPHQCTVCGKTFLTANELRLHNRYHTGERPYKCEVCSKAFIQSGYLKSHMRIHTGEKPFKCDICDKGFRLSYHMKKHRRTHAGKPKSYACEECGLVFLQKKALWEHSLTHDVKMESTFPDAVGIEFQ